In Bombina bombina isolate aBomBom1 chromosome 6, aBomBom1.pri, whole genome shotgun sequence, a single genomic region encodes these proteins:
- the LOC128664914 gene encoding uncharacterized protein LOC128664914 yields MRTCTDYVIIPTCTADIMCTCTDYVIIPTCTGDIMRTCTDYVIIPTCTGDIMRKCTDYVIIPICTGDIMRTCTDYVIISICTGDIMRTCNDYIIIPICTGDIMRKCTDYVIIPICTGDIMSTCTDNVIIPICTGDIMSTCTDNVIIPICTGDIMLTCTDNVIIPICTGDIMCTCTDYVIIPICTGDIIRTCTDYLIIPICTGDIMRTCTDYLIIPICTGDIMLTCTDYIIIPTCTGDIMHTCTDYIIIPICTGLCLFTMLWGEGGTARFREEVGVCGSHVSFSLPEHSPSERRPGPQPGPSLREDVFDGLEEDFSGLHGSWTDSIRLEPDDGPQQDVRPVGHKEDQPRQLAQQGRPAVTSTGGGREITGQRSSGLQATFSGPSGIRTTESTSAGEKGLLNVGGSDVTLCGVRSVDCDSVTGSVVEGLKVLLAKLEGVGPAQRVGVERAWVPVDRSAGVSVVERVEDCSVAVPGVSGGGGAVVAQTSGPIVGSSGLVSRQGEGAELRVADTAMSRSCLCSIGPLGMHLTSEVKEKIYKREFIEFFSLLPLEQSFEIPEDSKKDVAKKEEEERKKRYRKLPKTFSNWSQAFLIYANVFASKFPDQGAALFCYLDEVSSAQRTYGGMAWWSYDEQFRQRLSVKPEMRWDDRDMGLWLKIMTPLRSSQSFRSGAGGASIGGSPATVRKGCCFAYNEKFCKWGAACKFKHECSGCGGAHSYAKCFRKGKPSGVGDASDKGGDPGETRRDGALARPVR; encoded by the exons atgcgcacatgtactgattatgtaATTATTCCCacatgtacag CTGATATCATGtgcacatgtactgattatgtaATTATTCCCacatgtacaggtgatatcatgcgcacatgtactgattatgtaATTATTCCCacatgtacag gtgatatcatgcgcaaATGTACTGACTATGTCATTATTCCTATATGTACAGGTGATATaatgcgcacatgtactgattatgtcatCATTTCCATATGTACAG gtgatatcatgcgcacatgtaaTGATTATATCATTATacccatatgtacag gtgatatcatgcgcaaATGTACTGACTATGTCATTATTCctatatgtacag gtgatatcatgagCACATGTACTGATAATGTCATTATTCctatatgtacaggtgatatcatgagCACATGTACTGATAATGTCATTATTCctatatgtacag gtgatatcatgctcACATGTACTGATAATGTCATTATTCctatatgtacag gtgatatcatgtgCACATGTACTGACtatgtcattattcccatatgtacag gtgatatcatacGCACATGTACTGATTATCTCATTATTCctatatgtacaggtgatatcatgcgcacatgtactgattatcTCATTATTCctatatgtacaggtgatatcatgctcACATGTACTGATTATATCATTATTCCCacatgtacag gtgatatcatgcacACATGTACTGATTATatcattattcccatatgtacag GCCTGTGTCTGTTCACCATGCTGTGGGGGGAGGGGGGTACGGCCAGGTTCAGGGAGGAGGTTGGGGTGTGTGGCTCACATGTTAGCTTTTCTCTTCCAGAGCATAGCCCATCTGAACGACGGCCAGGGCCTCAACCTGGCCCATCTTTGAGGGAGGATGTCTTCGACGGCCTtgaggaggatttctctggcttGCACGGCTCCTGGACGGATTCTATTCGTTTGGAGCCTGATGACGGTCCACAGCAGGATGTGCGGCCTGTTGGGCATAAGGAG GATCAACCACGGCAGTTGGCACAACAGGGACGGCCAGCTGTCACTTCTACTGGAGGTGGTCGAGAGATTACGGGGCAACGCAGCAGCGGGCTCCAGGCAACTTTCAGCGGTCCTTCAGGCATCAGGACTACGGAGAGCACTTCAGCAGGTGAGAAAGGGTTGTTGAATGTGGGGGGGAGTGATGTTACATTGTGTGGTGTTAGGAGTGTGGATTGTGACTCAGTGACAGGGAGTGTAGTGGAGGGATTGAAAGTGTTGTTAGCTAAATTGGAAGGAGTTGGCCCTGCGCAAAGGGTTGGAGTAGAGAGGGCGTGGGTCCCTGTTGACAGGTCGGCGGGTGTATCAGTTGTGGAGAGGGTGGAGGACTGCAGTGTGGCGGTCCCTGGTGTCTCAGGGGGTGGTGGCGCGGTGGTGGCGCAGACTTCCGGGCCTATAGTGGGGTCTTCCGGGCTGGTCTCGAGGCAGGGTGAGGGAGCTGAGTTGAGGGTGGCTGATACAGCAATGTCTCGGTCGTGTCTCTGCTCAATCGGGCCGTTGGGGATGCACTTGACCTCTGAGGTGAAGGAAAAGATATATAAGAGGGAATTTATTGAATTTTTCTCTCTTCTCCCGCTTGAGCAGTCTTTCGAGATCCCGGAGGACTCTAAGAAAGACGTGGccaagaaagaggaggaggagaggaaaaagagATATCGGAAGTTGCCGAAAACATTTTCTAACTGGTCTCAGGCATTTTTGATATATGCTAATGTGTTTGCGAGTAAATTTCCTGACCAGGGTGCAGCGCTTTTTTGTTATCTTGATGAGGTGTCTTCTGCTCAGCGGacgtatgggggtatggcttggtggtcatACGACGAGCAGTTCAGGCAGCGCTTGTCAGTTAAGCCGGAAATGCGGTGGGACGACCGTGACATGGGGTTGTGGCTAAAAATCATGACGCCTCTAAGATCTTCCCAGTCCTTTCGATCAGGAGCCGGTGGCGCCTCCATCGGGGGATCCCCTGCCACGGTCAGAAAAGGTTGTTGCTTTGCCTATAATGAAAAGTTTTGCAAGTGGGGAGCTGCGTGCAAGTTTAAACACgagtgttcagggtgtgggggGGCACATTCCTATGCGAAGTGTTTCCGTAAGGGTAAACCAAGCGGGGTTGGGGACGCGTCTGACAAAGGGGGCGACCCCGGTGAGACTCGCCGCGATGGAGCCTTGGCTCGCCCTGTACGCTAG